Proteins encoded by one window of Pecten maximus chromosome 15, xPecMax1.1, whole genome shotgun sequence:
- the LOC117343287 gene encoding uncharacterized protein LOC117343287 has protein sequence MAEEKRKRFGNLVTKVKDVQSNALYYRRLSWFLFGAEMPMLTGGCFLDDGRLLLSDYNNKKLILFDDNYNYVRHIPVDGWPYDVTKGSGEGEVYVVLCRSMVLRCQLNHEDLVIKDKIRVPVDVRCMSVLNDVIFAGSRSAVSMVTLDGVTIDTIPKTGGNTYIATSSLQRKFFHKDGDNILCRTLDGNELFRYENSRLVDPRGMCLDHDDNLYVCGYKSQNLIKISPDGQKGRVVLNRLHKITRPMAIVYHPKRQQFIVTSYGEDIAFEVYQISY, from the coding sequence ATGGCAGAAGAGAAAAGGAAACGGTTTGGTAACCTGGTGACGAAAGTAAAGGATGTTCAGAGCAACGCTCTTTATTACCGGAGGTTGTCCTGGTTCCTGTTCGGGGCGGAGATGCCAATGTTAACTGGTGGTTGTTTTCTTGATGACGGGAGACTACTCCTGTCAGATTATAACAATAAGAAACTTATTTTGTTTGACGACAATTATAACTATGTGCGACACATTCCAGTCGACGGCTGGCCGTATGACGTCACCAAGGGGAGCGGAGAAGGGGAAGTTTACGTTGTTCTCTGTAGAAGTATGGTATTACGCTGTCAGCTCAATCATGAGGACCTCGTAATTAAAGACAAAATAAGAGTGCCTGTAGACGTCCGGTGTATGTCGGTattaaatgacgtcatattcGCAGGGTCAAGGTCAGCTGTTTCCATGGTTACTTTGGATGGCGTTACCATAGATACTATACCCAAGACCGGTGGTAATACGTATATAGCAACGTCGTCCCTACAACGGAAGTTCTTTCATAAAGATGGCGACAACATCCTGTGTCGGACGCTTGATGGAAATGAATTGTTTAGGTATGAAAACAGCCGTCTTGTTGACCCGAGAGGAATGTGTTTGGATCACGATGACAATTTGTACGTTTGTGGATATAAATCCCAGAACCTGATTAAGATATCACCTGACGGACAGAAGGGCAGAGTAGTGCTAAACAGACTGCATAAAATAACTCGACCAATGGCTATTGTGTACCACCCAAAGAGACAACAgtttattgtgacgtcatacggGGAGGATATAGCGTTTGAAGTGTACCAAATCAGTTATTAG